A window of Diabrotica virgifera virgifera chromosome 9, PGI_DIABVI_V3a contains these coding sequences:
- the LOC126891135 gene encoding uncharacterized protein PF3D7_1120000-like → MKRSRNEHNSSQEEQEFLRESKLVARSPQHKEKVKQPEPSMDEIKQMLRDLKKDLHEDMAQIKREIQNDIREMREDIKDTKKELQKNREEMKSMAKEITQMKEEWTREKEELHNKIKEVEDKMERMEKQKIRNNLTITGLPTNTDNEDTLEEALEKMFQTELLLKTKIRRAQKIGQDRCIVEMTPGLKKMALVRTTDNANQAANMLEEEMAAIISGNRKNTQEENVPNNSSSSTVTNSSPMTATIH, encoded by the exons ATGAAGAGGAGTAGGAACGAGCATAACTCGTCACAAGAAGAGCAGGAATTTCTCAGAGAAAGCAAATTAGTAGCCAGATCACCTCAACATAAAGAAAAGGTAAAACAGCCAGAACCCAGCATGGATGAAATCAAACAAATGCTGCGCGATCTTAAAAAAGACTTACATGAGGATATGGCACAAATAAAGAGAGAAATTCAAAATGACATCAGGGAAATGAGAGAGGACATAAAGGACACCAAAAAAGAGCTGCAGAAGAACCGAGAGGAAATGAAAAGCATGGCGAAGGAAATCACCCAAATGAAGGAAGAATGGACGAGAGAAAAAGAAGAACTACATAACAAAATAAAGGAAGTGGAGGACAAGATGGAAAGGatggaaaaacaaaaaattcgaAACAACTTAACAATAACTGGACTTCCAACGAATACCGATAATGAAGATACACTCGAAGAAGCTTTGGAAAAAATGTTTCAGACAGAACTCCTTTTGAAAACAAAGATACGTAGAGCGCAGAAGATAGGACAAGATAGATGCATAGTCGAAATG ACCCCAGGTTTAAAAAAGATGGCTTTAGTTAGAACCACTGATAATGCCAATCAAGCAGCCAATATGTTGGAAGAGGAAATGGCAGCCATTATTTCAGGGAACAGAAAAAATACTCAGGAAGAAAATGTCCCAAATAATAGTTCCTCATCAACAGTAACTAATTCGAGTCCAATGACCGCTACCATCCACTAA